TCCGATAATCGCTCATTTCTTGAACTCATGGCCAATCCGTTTGCAAGGCGAAGGGTTGGACAAGGAACAATGGTAATAGGCAATTGTAAGTTTCGTGTCATGGTTTGAATAATAGCCAATTGTTGAAAGTCTTTTTCACCGAAATAGGCCTTATCCGGTTTAATTATATCAAACAATCGACTAACTACTTGAGCCACTCCATTGAAATGACCGGGACGAAATTCCCCTTCCATTACCTGTTCTAATTTTCCAAAATGGAAGGTTCGGGTATCCGGTTCGGGGTAAATTTCTCCAACTGAAGGAAAAAAAAGCACGTCGTTACCAACTTTTTCCAACATGGAATAATCGCGATCAAATGTTCTTGG
This is a stretch of genomic DNA from Bacteroidia bacterium. It encodes these proteins:
- the panC gene encoding pantoate--beta-alanine ligase, which codes for MQVITTSQAMSDLMIRWKSEGKSIGFVPTMGALHEGHISLVNKAKGENDRVVVSIFVNPNQFNNAVDLEKYPRTFDRDYSMLEKVGNDVLFFPSVGEIYPEPDTRTFHFGKLEQVMEGEFRPGHFNGVAQVVSRLFDIIKPDKAYFGEKDFQQLAIIQTMTRNLQLPITIVPCPTLRLANGLAMSSRNERLS